One Phycisphaera mikurensis NBRC 102666 DNA window includes the following coding sequences:
- the allE gene encoding (S)-ureidoglycine aminohydrolase, producing MPEHSTTHPLGHTRTVVAADHALVAEDTHVTAPLHGWEAAEGAVLISPAMGAMGRGPGFTMAVATLGGGARLATRGHGRERVVYVLAGGLSVEGTGLTADSWAYLPAGERVEMAVAESARVLIFEKAYAASEGVAAPGLLHGHADDTPAEPFLGDPGARLQTLLPGDASFDLAVNRFSFDPGVALPLVESHHNEHGLFMQHGRGVYRLGAGPTESWYPVQAGDAIWMAPFCPQWFVAMGPEPATYLYCKNVNRDVMA from the coding sequence ATGCCCGAGCACTCGACGACGCACCCCCTCGGGCACACGCGGACGGTCGTTGCCGCGGACCACGCGCTCGTCGCGGAGGACACGCACGTCACGGCTCCGCTGCACGGGTGGGAAGCCGCCGAGGGCGCGGTGTTGATCAGCCCGGCCATGGGAGCGATGGGCCGCGGGCCCGGCTTCACGATGGCGGTCGCGACGCTCGGCGGCGGCGCGCGCCTCGCGACGCGGGGCCACGGCCGCGAGCGCGTCGTCTACGTGCTCGCGGGCGGGCTGTCGGTGGAAGGGACGGGCTTGACCGCCGATTCGTGGGCGTACCTGCCCGCGGGCGAGCGGGTGGAGATGGCGGTCGCGGAATCCGCCCGCGTGCTGATCTTCGAGAAGGCGTACGCCGCTTCGGAGGGCGTCGCCGCGCCGGGCCTCCTGCACGGCCACGCCGACGACACGCCGGCCGAGCCCTTCCTGGGCGACCCGGGTGCCCGGCTGCAGACGCTGCTGCCCGGGGACGCGTCGTTCGACCTCGCGGTCAACCGCTTCTCCTTCGATCCCGGCGTCGCGCTCCCGCTGGTGGAGAGCCACCACAACGAGCACGGCCTCTTCATGCAGCACGGCCGCGGCGTCTACCGGCTGGGCGCCGGCCCCACCGAGTCCTGGTACCCGGTGCAGGCGGGCGACGCGATCTGGATGGCCCCCTTCTGCCCGCAGTGGTTCGTGGCGATGGGGCCGGAACCGGCGACCTACCTCTACTGCAAGAACGTCAACCGGGACGTGATGGCATGA
- a CDS encoding Uma2 family endonuclease, whose protein sequence is MPAALSATVPVALPEGAWLVPREPERQVIRFLTAAAWHAALGGVPLERVRLDPAPGTATAEDALVASEQKPLVELVHGTLVEKAMGVRESQIAAALIFLLSSHVRPRRLGAVFGADATFRMPGGNVRLPDVSYVQESRLPQKLMRVTPLCPDLVIEVLSRGNTKEEIDQKRSELFAGGTRLMWIIDAGSATAVIYTQPNEPDEAITIGGELDGGNVLPGFRIALAEVFEGVHGQG, encoded by the coding sequence ATGCCAGCCGCTCTTTCTGCCACCGTTCCCGTTGCTCTGCCCGAGGGTGCGTGGTTGGTGCCTCGGGAGCCGGAGCGCCAGGTGATTCGATTCCTGACGGCTGCGGCGTGGCACGCCGCTCTTGGTGGGGTTCCGCTCGAGCGTGTCAGGCTGGACCCCGCCCCGGGAACCGCGACCGCCGAAGATGCGCTGGTAGCGTCGGAGCAGAAGCCGCTCGTCGAGTTGGTTCACGGGACGCTCGTCGAGAAGGCCATGGGTGTGCGCGAATCGCAAATCGCGGCAGCCTTGATTTTTTTGCTGTCGTCGCACGTCCGTCCGCGGAGGCTCGGAGCCGTATTCGGTGCCGATGCGACCTTCCGCATGCCCGGTGGCAACGTCCGCCTCCCGGACGTCTCTTATGTGCAGGAGAGCCGGCTGCCGCAAAAGCTGATGCGGGTGACGCCGCTGTGCCCGGATCTTGTGATCGAGGTCCTCAGCCGCGGAAACACGAAGGAGGAGATCGACCAGAAGCGAAGCGAGCTCTTCGCCGGCGGGACGCGCCTCATGTGGATCATCGATGCCGGATCTGCCACCGCGGTCATCTACACCCAGCCCAACGAACCTGATGAGGCGATCACCATCGGTGGCGAGCTTGACGGTGGGAACGTGCTCCCGGGCTTCCGAATCGCGCTCGCTGAGGTCTTCGAAGGCGTCCACGGGCAGGGCTGA
- the xdhC gene encoding xanthine dehydrogenase accessory protein XdhC produces MANPRDAEHGDDTRFPDRFPELEDIPHVEILLVDAHGSTPADAGARMVVTEAGRHAGTVGGGRLEAKAIAEAQEMLRTGGSTRFRDWNLRRDVGMTCGGTVKLYLESHNASDWRIAVFGAGHVTQAVARVLVQLPCRLTCIDPRADWLAQLPEGVETRHRGEPGVPAEVDTLPDRTHVLCMTRGHAADRPVLRRIFETGRGFAFLGVIGSAAKAATLRRELEKEGVPADRIAFECPVGLPIGGNHPAEIAVSITARLLQARDAPRPRTAGAKPPRA; encoded by the coding sequence ATGGCGAACCCGCGCGACGCTGAACACGGGGACGACACCCGTTTCCCCGACCGTTTCCCCGAGCTCGAGGACATCCCGCACGTCGAGATCCTGCTGGTCGACGCCCACGGCTCCACGCCGGCCGACGCCGGCGCCCGCATGGTGGTGACCGAAGCCGGCCGCCACGCCGGCACCGTCGGCGGCGGACGCCTCGAGGCCAAAGCCATCGCCGAGGCGCAGGAGATGCTGCGGACCGGCGGATCGACGCGCTTCCGCGACTGGAACCTGCGCCGCGACGTCGGTATGACCTGCGGCGGCACCGTCAAGCTCTACCTCGAGAGCCACAACGCGAGCGACTGGCGCATCGCCGTCTTCGGCGCCGGGCACGTCACCCAGGCCGTCGCCCGGGTGCTGGTGCAGCTGCCCTGCCGGCTGACCTGCATCGACCCTCGCGCCGACTGGCTCGCGCAGCTGCCCGAGGGCGTGGAGACCCGCCACCGCGGCGAGCCCGGCGTGCCCGCCGAGGTGGACACGCTGCCGGATCGCACCCACGTGCTGTGCATGACCCGCGGCCACGCCGCCGACCGGCCGGTCCTGCGTCGCATCTTCGAGACCGGCCGCGGCTTCGCCTTCCTGGGCGTCATCGGCTCCGCGGCCAAGGCCGCGACGCTGCGCCGAGAGCTGGAGAAGGAGGGCGTCCCCGCCGATCGCATCGCCTTCGAGTGCCCCGTGGGCCTGCCGATCGGCGGCAACCACCCCGCCGAGATCGCCGTCTCCATCACCGCCCGCCTGCTGCAGGCGCGGGACGCGCCCCGACCGCGGACCGCAGGTGCCAAGCCTCCGAGAGCCTGA
- a CDS encoding xanthine dehydrogenase small subunit, with the protein MRDHAVLYLNGRRREVRGADLLLPLSTWLRENQRLTGTKIVCAEGDCGACSLLVGRREDPADDALTYRAIDACIAFVYQADRAHVVTVEGLREEDGSLSSVQQAMVACHGSQCGFCTPGFVTTIHAVHEEPKQVGVTVNGQEPDEEEIDWPHALSGNLCRCTGYVQIFDAARAVDPASLTRLNDRYPAAAMLDDFDAAAEAPLDASFERGGRPCRVAAPRTLAAAAAFRAEHPACRVASGTTDLGVQHRHGRYEPEVVLGLHAVDGLGGIDRVSDDDAGGESKREHLLIGAAATWTRIAREVQRDLPAYHAVLMRFGSPQIRNAGTLAGNLANGSPIADSVPLQLVLEAELELISGAGVRRRVPLTRFYTGYKQMDLRDDELIAAVRLPLPMPSQRLSLHKVSKRRDMDISTFTAAILLDFADRDAAGEEGSTIRGARVAYGGVAATVVRLGAVETFLEGAAFTEATMREAGRIARGELTPLSDVRGSAEFRLSLCENVMVKAFHEIVGEAAVAGGAS; encoded by the coding sequence ATGCGTGACCACGCGGTCCTCTATCTCAATGGCCGGCGCCGCGAGGTGCGCGGGGCCGACCTGCTGCTGCCGCTGTCGACGTGGCTGCGCGAGAACCAGCGGCTGACCGGCACCAAGATCGTCTGCGCCGAGGGCGACTGCGGGGCCTGCTCTCTGCTGGTCGGCCGCCGCGAGGATCCCGCCGACGACGCCCTCACCTACCGCGCGATCGACGCGTGCATCGCCTTCGTCTACCAGGCGGACCGGGCGCACGTGGTGACCGTCGAGGGGCTGCGGGAGGAGGACGGCTCGCTGTCGAGCGTCCAGCAGGCGATGGTTGCCTGCCACGGCAGCCAGTGCGGCTTCTGCACGCCGGGCTTCGTCACCACGATCCACGCGGTCCACGAAGAGCCGAAGCAGGTGGGCGTGACGGTGAACGGCCAGGAGCCCGACGAGGAGGAGATCGACTGGCCGCACGCGCTCTCCGGCAACCTGTGCCGCTGCACGGGCTACGTGCAGATCTTCGACGCGGCCAGGGCGGTGGACCCCGCGTCGCTCACCCGGCTCAACGATCGCTACCCGGCGGCCGCGATGCTCGACGACTTCGACGCCGCCGCCGAGGCCCCGCTCGATGCGAGCTTCGAGCGCGGAGGCCGGCCCTGCCGCGTCGCCGCCCCCCGCACGCTCGCGGCCGCCGCGGCCTTCCGCGCCGAGCACCCCGCCTGCCGGGTCGCTTCGGGCACGACCGACCTGGGCGTGCAGCACCGCCACGGCCGCTACGAGCCGGAGGTCGTGCTCGGGCTGCACGCGGTGGACGGACTCGGCGGCATCGACCGGGTGAGCGATGACGACGCCGGGGGTGAATCCAAGCGCGAGCACCTGCTCATCGGCGCGGCCGCCACGTGGACACGCATCGCTCGCGAGGTCCAGCGCGACCTGCCGGCGTACCACGCCGTCCTGATGCGCTTCGGCAGCCCGCAGATCCGCAACGCCGGCACGCTCGCCGGCAACCTCGCCAACGGCAGCCCCATCGCCGACAGCGTCCCGCTGCAGCTCGTGCTCGAGGCCGAGCTGGAGCTGATCTCGGGCGCCGGCGTCCGCCGCCGCGTCCCGCTCACCCGCTTCTACACCGGGTACAAGCAGATGGACCTCCGCGACGACGAGCTGATCGCCGCCGTCCGCCTGCCGCTGCCCATGCCGAGCCAGCGCCTCTCGCTGCACAAGGTCAGCAAGCGGCGCGACATGGACATCAGCACCTTCACCGCGGCGATCCTGCTCGATTTCGCGGACCGCGACGCCGCGGGCGAGGAAGGCTCCACGATCCGCGGCGCCCGCGTGGCCTACGGCGGGGTCGCCGCCACGGTCGTGCGGCTCGGGGCCGTCGAGACCTTCCTGGAGGGTGCTGCCTTCACGGAAGCGACGATGCGGGAAGCGGGGAGGATCGCCCGGGGCGAGCTGACGCCGCTGTCGGACGTCCGCGGCTCCGCCGAGTTCCGGCTGTCGCTCTGCGAGAACGTGATGGTCAAGGCGTTCCACGAGATCGTCGGCGAGGCCGCGGTGGCGGGGGGTGCGTCGTGA
- a CDS encoding Zn-dependent hydrolase gives MLRCDAIAACSEEEDRITRRYLTPAMKEAHGKLAGWMRSAGLAPRTDAAGNLIGRRSAAPLDGSRPRVLLLGSHIDSVPGAGRYDGVLGVLAALAAVEAFGRREPLPFHVDVVAFSEEEGVRYATPYLGSRAVAGTFDYELLTRPDRSGVLMEDAIRAFGQNPRLLPEAAYRPEDVLGFVETHLEQGPLLEAAGRSVGVVSAVAGQSRLLVRLTGRTAHAGTRPMDQRQDALLAAAGVVAAVRAEGLATPGLKATVGRLDVLPNTRNVVPGRVDLSMDVRHAEDAVRVAAVGRLLEQAIDLAAAEGCELTVEENQNQPAVKMDAKLGARCGALLAELGQAGPAMVSGAGHDAVVMAAEFPAALLFLRHPGGISHHLDEAADVADVAVAVELLVRLMKRLAAPDDPRR, from the coding sequence ATGCTCCGCTGCGACGCGATCGCGGCCTGCTCGGAGGAGGAGGACCGCATCACCCGCCGGTACCTGACCCCGGCGATGAAGGAGGCGCACGGGAAGCTCGCGGGGTGGATGCGGTCGGCGGGGCTGGCGCCGCGGACCGACGCGGCGGGGAACCTGATCGGGCGGCGGTCCGCGGCTCCGCTCGATGGGAGCCGGCCGAGGGTCCTGCTGCTGGGCTCCCACATCGACTCCGTGCCCGGCGCCGGCCGCTACGACGGCGTCCTCGGCGTGCTGGCGGCGCTCGCGGCGGTGGAGGCCTTCGGCCGCCGCGAGCCGCTGCCCTTCCACGTCGACGTCGTCGCCTTCAGCGAGGAGGAAGGCGTGCGTTACGCGACGCCGTACCTGGGCAGCCGGGCGGTCGCGGGGACCTTCGACTACGAGCTGCTGACGCGCCCGGACAGATCGGGCGTCCTGATGGAAGACGCGATCCGCGCCTTCGGCCAGAACCCGCGGTTGCTGCCCGAAGCGGCGTACCGGCCCGAAGACGTGCTCGGCTTCGTCGAGACGCACCTGGAGCAGGGCCCGCTCCTGGAGGCGGCGGGGCGGTCGGTGGGCGTGGTGTCCGCGGTCGCCGGGCAGAGCCGGCTGCTCGTGCGGCTGACCGGGCGAACCGCCCACGCCGGGACGCGGCCGATGGACCAACGCCAGGACGCCCTGCTCGCCGCGGCCGGCGTGGTGGCGGCGGTGCGTGCCGAGGGCCTCGCCACGCCCGGACTGAAGGCCACGGTGGGGCGGCTGGACGTGCTCCCAAACACGCGGAACGTCGTGCCCGGCCGCGTCGACCTCTCCATGGACGTCCGCCACGCCGAGGACGCGGTGCGTGTCGCCGCCGTCGGCCGGCTGCTGGAGCAGGCGATCGACCTCGCCGCCGCCGAAGGCTGCGAGCTGACCGTGGAGGAGAACCAGAACCAGCCGGCCGTGAAGATGGACGCGAAGCTCGGCGCCCGCTGCGGGGCGTTGCTGGCGGAGCTCGGCCAGGCCGGTCCGGCGATGGTCTCGGGCGCCGGCCACGACGCCGTGGTGATGGCGGCTGAGTTCCCGGCGGCGCTGCTGTTCCTCCGCCACCCCGGCGGGATCTCCCACCACCTGGACGAAGCCGCCGACGTGGCCGACGTCGCCGTCGCCGTGGAGCTCCTGGTGCGGCTGATGAAGCGCTTGGCGGCTCCGGACGATCCGCGGCGCTAG
- a CDS encoding IS5 family transposase → MRGRVASSSPMFFAIDLEERIRPDHPLRPIRRIVDRILGDMTADFDAAYADVGRPGVPPERLLKLMLLQALYGVSSEAKLFDRLDTDLVFRWFCGMDPAEPVPAATAFTHNRDRLIKHKLAEKFFTAVTKLAIDTGKVSTEHFSVDGTLIESHGSIKSFVPNATADAAQARKQHCGGDDQDHDKGPGGTGGFKSRNPEQDFHGQKRSNATHRSVTDPEAKLYRKGDGQPAKLSHMGHLLVDNRSGIIVGMKLSEANGFAERETALELVDTLKTTHGISARTVGADAGYDAGAFLRELEDRGATPHVAPSRERRPGGRRGPKKADRPKLAARLRNFRRKLRDRGYAISQRKRKKVEEPFGWLKSHALLSKARLVGRERIQQQWHIAAAGLTLVRLRNLMAA, encoded by the coding sequence ATGCGTGGCCGCGTCGCTTCCTCGTCCCCGATGTTCTTCGCGATCGACCTCGAAGAACGCATCCGCCCCGACCACCCGCTGCGGCCGATTCGCCGGATCGTCGACCGCATCCTCGGCGACATGACCGCCGACTTCGACGCGGCCTACGCCGACGTGGGCCGCCCAGGTGTCCCGCCTGAGCGGCTGCTCAAGCTCATGCTCTTGCAGGCGCTCTACGGCGTCTCCAGCGAAGCCAAGCTCTTCGACCGCCTCGACACCGACCTGGTGTTCCGGTGGTTCTGCGGCATGGACCCCGCCGAGCCGGTCCCCGCCGCCACCGCCTTCACCCACAACCGCGACCGGCTGATCAAGCACAAGCTCGCCGAGAAGTTCTTCACCGCCGTCACCAAGCTGGCCATCGACACGGGCAAGGTCTCCACCGAGCACTTCAGCGTCGACGGCACGCTCATCGAGAGCCACGGCTCCATCAAGAGCTTCGTGCCCAACGCCACCGCCGATGCCGCTCAAGCCCGCAAGCAGCACTGCGGCGGCGACGATCAGGACCACGACAAGGGTCCCGGCGGCACCGGTGGCTTCAAGAGCCGCAACCCCGAGCAAGACTTCCACGGCCAGAAGCGCAGCAACGCCACGCACCGCAGCGTGACCGATCCGGAGGCCAAGCTCTACCGCAAGGGCGACGGCCAGCCCGCCAAGCTCTCGCACATGGGCCACCTGCTGGTGGACAACCGCAGCGGCATCATCGTGGGGATGAAGCTCTCCGAGGCCAACGGCTTCGCCGAGCGGGAGACGGCCCTGGAACTGGTCGACACGCTCAAGACGACCCACGGGATCAGCGCCCGCACGGTCGGAGCCGACGCCGGCTACGACGCCGGCGCGTTTCTTCGCGAGCTCGAAGACCGGGGGGCGACCCCGCACGTTGCCCCCAGCCGCGAGCGTCGGCCCGGCGGGCGGAGGGGGCCGAAGAAGGCGGACCGGCCGAAACTGGCGGCCAGGCTCCGCAACTTCCGGCGGAAGCTGCGGGACCGCGGCTACGCGATCAGCCAGCGGAAACGCAAGAAAGTGGAGGAGCCGTTTGGCTGGTTGAAGAGCCACGCACTCTTGAGCAAGGCGCGTCTGGTGGGTCGAGAGCGGATCCAACAGCAGTGGCACATCGCCGCGGCGGGGCTGACGCTGGTGAGGCTGAGGAACCTGATGGCGGCGTAG
- a CDS encoding M20 family metallo-hydrolase, with protein sequence MNATLPEIAVDAARVVAELKKLATFSAEAEVPAGLPEPTTAVSRVVFTEPDLAMRAWFTGLCEEAGLTVRVDPMGNTFARWGDPAASGAVGTGSHNDAIPHSGMYDGTVGVLGGLEAIRALQRAGFVPVRPIELVMFTSEEPTRFGLGCSGSRVMTGAMEAAEVAALTDPEGRSFDDVRRAAGFSGDLADARLAPDHFHAFVELHTEQGPLLEREGLDIGIVTAIAAPLAAEFEVLGAGGHAGAVLMPDRHDALCAAAEMVLAIEAAAKSSGAVDTVTTVGEFTPHPGHGNSIANRVRFTLDLRDTDGDRRDAAWAKIRDGIDAICARRGVTATHRVLNADPPAACYPLVVDAVADAAAGLTTKRTISRAYHDSLFMARVCPTGMIFIPCRGGVSHRPDEFASESAIGHGVLVLARTLARLATST encoded by the coding sequence ATGAACGCGACGCTCCCCGAGATCGCGGTGGACGCCGCGCGCGTCGTGGCCGAGCTGAAGAAGCTGGCGACCTTCTCCGCCGAGGCGGAGGTGCCGGCCGGCCTGCCCGAGCCGACGACCGCGGTGAGCCGCGTCGTCTTCACCGAGCCGGACCTCGCGATGCGTGCCTGGTTCACCGGGCTCTGCGAAGAAGCCGGCCTCACCGTCCGCGTCGACCCGATGGGCAACACCTTCGCCCGCTGGGGCGATCCGGCGGCGAGCGGCGCCGTCGGCACCGGCTCGCACAACGACGCGATCCCGCACTCGGGCATGTACGACGGGACCGTCGGCGTGCTCGGCGGGCTCGAGGCGATCCGGGCGCTCCAGCGAGCCGGCTTCGTCCCGGTCCGGCCGATCGAGCTGGTGATGTTCACCAGCGAGGAGCCGACGCGCTTCGGGCTGGGCTGCTCGGGCAGCCGGGTGATGACCGGCGCGATGGAGGCGGCGGAGGTCGCGGCGCTGACGGATCCCGAGGGCAGGAGCTTCGACGACGTCCGCCGCGCCGCCGGCTTCTCCGGCGACCTCGCCGACGCGCGGTTGGCGCCCGACCACTTCCACGCCTTCGTCGAGCTGCACACCGAGCAGGGCCCGCTGCTGGAGCGGGAGGGCCTGGACATCGGCATCGTCACCGCGATCGCGGCCCCGCTCGCCGCCGAATTCGAGGTGCTCGGCGCCGGCGGCCACGCCGGGGCCGTGCTGATGCCCGATCGCCACGACGCCCTTTGTGCCGCCGCGGAGATGGTGCTGGCGATCGAGGCCGCGGCAAAGAGCAGCGGGGCGGTCGACACCGTCACGACGGTCGGCGAGTTCACGCCGCACCCCGGTCACGGCAACTCGATCGCGAACCGGGTCCGCTTCACGCTGGACCTCCGCGACACCGACGGCGACCGTCGCGACGCCGCGTGGGCGAAGATCCGGGACGGGATCGACGCGATCTGCGCACGCCGCGGCGTCACCGCCACCCACCGCGTGCTCAACGCCGACCCGCCCGCGGCCTGTTATCCGCTCGTCGTCGACGCCGTCGCGGACGCGGCCGCCGGGCTCACGACGAAGCGCACGATCAGCCGGGCCTACCACGACTCGCTGTTCATGGCCCGCGTCTGCCCGACCGGGATGATCTTCATCCCCTGCCGCGGTGGCGTCTCGCACCGGCCCGACGAGTTCGCGAGCGAATCGGCGATCGGCCACGGAGTTTTGGTGCTGGCCAGGACGCTGGCGCGGCTGGCCACCTCCACGTAG
- the xdhB gene encoding xanthine dehydrogenase molybdopterin binding subunit translates to MSSVGLAIPHESAVGHVTGSAPYVEDLPRTDGELFVAFAGSPVAAGRITGIDTAEAAAMPGVAGVWTAADLAGPNVFGPIFHDEPFLADDELSYLGQPVVVVAAETRAQAEAAAAEVVIAVEEATPILGIDDAIEAGSTLGPVRVIERGDVADAFATAPRVLEGVFENGGQEQFYLESQACLATVDELGRVHVRSSTQNPTETQAVVAEAFGLGMHEVVCECRRMGGGFGGKETQSAIPAVMCALVARQTGRPARVVYNKSVDMLVTGKRHAYRSRWRVAFDDDGRVLALAIDFDSDGGAFADLSTSIMERTMLHADNAYALPACRFVGRIARTNLPPNTAFRGFGGPQGVIVIESVLDEVAAALGIDGFAIRQRNRYVDGDPERSIAPYGAVVKDHVLGELLDTLEASSDFADRRTEIERFNATSRTHLRGIGVCALKFGISFTTKFLNQGNALVNVYYDGTVQLSTGGTEMGQGLFTKARQVVADAFGIHHEAVRVMTTSTEKNHNTSPTAASAGSDLNNAAALDACRQIKERMVRYAAKAFASEEFGREYSEDHVVIADGRVYDSRVPIDAPTEAYGVHAFDFGRFCDAARRDRVDLGARGFFSTPGVDFNRVTGRGNPFYYHTTGAAVAGVTIDRFTGEIVVDRVDLLMDVGKMINPGIDTGQVIGGFVQGMGWCTTEELTYDATGRLTSDSPTTYKIPAATDVPRDFRFGFLENPKHKTNVRQSKAVGEPPLMLAPCVWLAVKHAIGFVGDASALRLPATGEEVLRCLGLPRRDPADGRFQRGFLPEDAPAEAWTGAPDGEPARR, encoded by the coding sequence GTGAGCAGCGTCGGCCTCGCGATCCCGCACGAGTCCGCCGTCGGCCACGTGACCGGCAGCGCCCCGTACGTCGAAGACCTCCCGCGGACCGACGGCGAGCTGTTCGTCGCCTTCGCCGGTTCGCCGGTCGCCGCCGGTCGGATCACCGGCATCGACACCGCCGAAGCCGCCGCCATGCCCGGCGTCGCCGGCGTCTGGACGGCGGCGGACTTAGCCGGTCCCAACGTCTTCGGACCGATCTTCCACGACGAGCCCTTCCTCGCCGACGACGAGCTGTCGTACCTCGGTCAGCCGGTCGTGGTGGTCGCCGCGGAGACGCGGGCGCAGGCCGAGGCCGCCGCCGCCGAGGTGGTGATCGCGGTGGAGGAGGCGACGCCGATTCTCGGCATCGACGACGCCATCGAGGCCGGCTCCACGCTCGGCCCGGTCCGCGTCATCGAGCGAGGCGACGTCGCCGACGCCTTCGCCACCGCTCCGCGCGTGCTGGAGGGCGTCTTCGAGAACGGCGGGCAGGAGCAGTTCTACCTGGAGAGCCAGGCCTGCCTCGCCACCGTCGACGAGCTCGGCCGCGTCCACGTCCGCAGCTCCACGCAGAACCCCACCGAGACGCAGGCCGTCGTCGCCGAGGCCTTCGGGCTGGGCATGCACGAGGTCGTGTGCGAGTGCCGCCGCATGGGCGGCGGCTTCGGCGGCAAGGAGACGCAGTCGGCGATCCCCGCGGTGATGTGCGCGCTGGTCGCCCGGCAGACCGGCCGGCCCGCCCGCGTCGTCTACAACAAGTCGGTCGACATGCTCGTCACCGGCAAGCGGCACGCGTACCGGTCGCGGTGGCGGGTCGCCTTCGACGACGACGGCCGCGTGCTCGCGCTCGCGATCGACTTCGACTCCGACGGCGGCGCCTTCGCCGACCTCTCGACGTCGATCATGGAGCGGACGATGCTCCACGCCGACAACGCCTACGCGCTGCCCGCCTGCCGCTTCGTCGGCCGGATCGCCAGGACCAACCTCCCACCCAACACGGCCTTCCGCGGCTTCGGCGGGCCGCAGGGCGTGATCGTCATCGAGTCGGTGCTCGACGAGGTCGCCGCCGCCTTAGGGATCGACGGCTTCGCCATCCGCCAGCGGAACCGCTACGTCGACGGCGACCCGGAGCGGTCGATCGCGCCCTACGGCGCGGTCGTGAAGGACCACGTCCTCGGCGAGCTGCTCGACACGCTGGAAGCGAGCAGCGACTTCGCGGACCGCCGCACCGAGATCGAGCGCTTCAACGCGACGAGCCGGACGCACCTCCGCGGCATCGGCGTCTGCGCGCTGAAGTTCGGCATCTCCTTCACCACGAAGTTCCTCAACCAGGGCAACGCGCTGGTGAACGTCTACTACGACGGCACCGTGCAGCTTTCCACCGGCGGCACCGAGATGGGCCAGGGCCTCTTCACCAAGGCTCGCCAAGTGGTCGCCGACGCGTTCGGCATCCACCACGAGGCGGTCCGGGTGATGACGACCTCGACCGAGAAGAACCACAACACCAGCCCCACCGCCGCCAGCGCCGGCAGCGACCTGAACAACGCCGCCGCCTTGGACGCGTGCCGGCAGATCAAGGAGCGGATGGTCCGCTACGCCGCCAAGGCCTTCGCCAGCGAAGAATTCGGCCGCGAGTACTCGGAGGATCACGTCGTCATCGCCGACGGCCGCGTCTACGACAGCCGCGTGCCCATCGACGCTCCCACCGAGGCGTACGGCGTCCACGCCTTCGACTTCGGCCGCTTCTGCGACGCCGCCCGCCGGGACCGCGTCGACCTGGGCGCCCGCGGCTTCTTCTCCACCCCCGGCGTGGACTTCAACCGCGTCACCGGCCGCGGCAACCCCTTCTACTACCACACCACCGGGGCCGCGGTCGCCGGCGTGACGATCGACCGCTTCACCGGCGAGATCGTCGTCGACCGCGTCGACCTCCTGATGGACGTCGGCAAGATGATCAACCCCGGCATCGACACCGGCCAGGTCATCGGCGGCTTCGTCCAGGGCATGGGCTGGTGCACGACCGAGGAGCTGACCTACGACGCCACCGGCCGCCTCACCAGCGACAGCCCCACGACGTACAAGATCCCCGCGGCCACCGACGTGCCGCGCGACTTCCGCTTCGGCTTCCTGGAGAACCCGAAGCACAAGACGAACGTGCGGCAGAGCAAGGCCGTCGGCGAGCCGCCGCTGATGCTCGCCCCGTGCGTGTGGCTCGCGGTGAAGCACGCGATCGGCTTCGTCGGCGACGCGTCGGCGCTGCGGCTGCCCGCCACCGGCGAGGAAGTGCTGCGGTGCCTCGGCCTCCCGAGACGGGATCCGGCCGACGGCCGCTTCCAGCGCGGCTTCCTGCCCGAGGACGCCCCCGCCGAGGCCTGGACCGGAGCGCCCGATGGCGAACCCGCGCGACGCTGA